One window from the genome of Equus przewalskii isolate Varuska unplaced genomic scaffold, EquPr2 ChrUn-13, whole genome shotgun sequence encodes:
- the GNAT2 gene encoding guanine nucleotide-binding protein G(t) subunit alpha-2 has protein sequence MGSGASAEDKELAKRSKELEKKLQEDADKEAKTVKLLLLGAGESGKSTIVKQMKIIHQDGYSPEECLEYKAIIYGNVLQSILAIIRAMSTLGIDYAEPSCADDGRQLNNLADSIEEGTMPPELVEVIRKLWKDGGVQACFDRAAEYQLNDSASYYLNQLDRITAPDYLPNEQDVLRSRVKTTGIIETKFSVKDLNFRMFDVGGQRSERKKWIHCFEGVTCIIFCAALSAYDMVLVEDDEVNRMHESLHLFNSICNHKFFAATSIVLFLNKKDLFEEKIKKVHLSICFPEYDGNNSYEDAGNYIKSQFLDLNMRKDVKEIYSHMTCATDTQNVKFVFDAVTDIIIKENLKDCGLF, from the exons ATGGGGAGTGGAGCCAGTGCTGAGGACAAAGAACTGGCCAAGAGGTCCAAGGAGCTAGAAAAGAAGCTGCAGGAGGATgctgacaaggaagccaagaccGTCAAGCTGCTATTGCTGG GTGCTGGGGAGTCAGGAAAGAGCACTATCGTCAAACAGATGAA GATCATTCATCAAGATGGCTATTCGCCAGAAGAATGCCTGGAGTACAAGGCCATCATCTATGGGAATGTGCTGCAGTCTATCCTGGCTATCATCcgggccatgtccacactgggcaTTGACTATGCTGAACCAAGCTGTGCG GATGATGGGCGACAGCTCAACAACCTGGCTGACTCCATTGAGGAGGGCACCATGCCTCCTGAGCTGGTGGAGGTCATCAGGAAGTTGTGGAAGGATGGTGGGGTGCAAGCCTGCTTCGACAGAGCTGCAGAGTACCAGCTCAATGACTCGGCATCTTA CTACCTGAACCAATTAGACCGAATTACAGCCCCTGACTACCTCCCTAATGAGCAAGATGTGCTACGATCCAGAGTCAAAACCACAGGCATCATTGAGACCAAGTTTTCTGTCAAAGACTTGAACTTCAG gATGTTTGATGTGGGAGGGCAGAgatcagagagaaagaagtggaTCCACTGCTTTGAGGGGGTGACTTGCATCATTTTCTGTGCAGCCCTCAGTGCCTATGATATGGTGCTGGTGGAAGATGACGAAGTG AATCGTATGCATGAATCCTTGCACCTGTTCAACAGCATATGCAACCACAAGTTCTTTGCAGCTACTTCCATTGTCCTCTTTCTCAACAAGAAGGACCTCTTTgaggaaaaaatcaagaaagtcCATCTCAGCATTTGCTTTCCAGAATATGACG GGAACAACTCTTATGAGGATGCAGGGAACTATATCAAGAGTCAGTTCCTTGACCTCAACATGAGAAAAGATGTCAAAGAAATCTACAGCCACATGACCTGTGCTACAGACACGCAGAACGTCAAATTTGTATTTGACGCAGTTACAGATATTATCATCAAAGAAAACCTCAAGGACTGTGGACTCTTCTAA